DNA sequence from the Leptospirillum ferrooxidans C2-3 genome:
GTCACGCCTGAGTCGATGATGTCTTCGATCACGAGAACGTCTGCAGACCTCAAGTCCATGGTCGGGGTTGAAATGGTTTTCTCGCCATGGGCATTGGTTGAAGTCATGATGAAATCGATGCCCGCAGGGAGGCCGATGGCTCTGGAAAGATCTGCAACAAATGCATAGGCTCCCTTTAGAACGCCTATCAGGATCAAATTCTTCTGGGCGTAGTCCGCGGTGATCTGAATGCCAAGCTCTCTGATCCTGTGGACGATTTCATCGTGGGTGATGAGCGGCTTTCCAAAAATTTTTTCCAACGGTTCAGAGCTCCTTCCATGGAAAGTATGTCAATTTGACTCCCCATCCTGTTTTGAGGGAAGGTGAATGAGGCAGCGGAACCACTCCCGGAGCCCAAAGGACTTCACCATTCTGGTAAAGAACAGGGATCTTTGGTCGCTCCTGGCGACTGATGCGGGATTCCAGAATCTCCCGGTTCAGATTCTTTGAACGGTTTCCGGGAACGCCGATTTTGATTTTGGCTCCCCGAAAAGGGTAGCCCAGAACAAGACTTTTCAAGTCCTCTTCCTGAAGGACACACTGTCGGGAGGGTTTCATTCCCATTTCCCACAAGTTCCAATCGTCTTCTATGGGCCTTGACGACAAGTGAATCAATCCTCCCCTTGGAAGTTTTATATTCTCTTCCATATTGCTTTTGGTGTCGAGTGGGCGGAATTGAAAGAATGGAGAGAGTGTCTCAT
Encoded proteins:
- the hpt gene encoding hypoxanthine phosphoribosyltransferase; amino-acid sequence: MEKIFGKPLITHDEIVHRIRELGIQITADYAQKNLILIGVLKGAYAFVADLSRAIGLPAGIDFIMTSTNAHGEKTISTPTMDLRSADVLVIEDIIDSGVTARVILEQLTKLGAESVKICALLDKPAGRKLDITADYIGFSVPNRFVIGYGLDYKNKYRTLPYIAVLDERAGS